The Microcystis aeruginosa NIES-843 sequence AAGTTGTTTGTACGATTTAGAGTTTCTCCCTGGCCATCCTCCGCAACCAATTTGGCAAGCGGGGATCGATTGGACAGTTAACCCTGATTACGCGGTTTTAACGGTAAAAGCTCAGGGAATTAAACAGGAAATTAATCTTTCTAGTCAGGATCGTCCGGCAGGAATTGCTCGGATGTTAGATACCTTAGTCACTGGCGAAACTAAGGTAGTAGCCAACCTCGCCGACATTAGTATAGTCGGTCATCGAGTTGTCCATGGTGGCACGGAATATTCCCAGGCTACCATGATCACTCCCCAGGTCAAAGAAACGATTAAAAAGCTGATTCCCCTGGCTCCTAGCCATAATCCCGCTCATTTAGAAGGAATTGAAGCGATCGAGCAAGTTTTGGGCGATGTTCCTCAAGTAGCAGTGTTTGACACCGCTTTTCATCGTTCTATCCCTCCCGAATCTTCTCTTTATCCCATTCCTTACCAATGGAGTGAACTGGGAATCCGTCGCTATGGTTTTCATGGCACCAGTCATCAGTACTGCTCCCAACGAGCCGCCGAATTGTTAGGAAAACCCCTGGAATCCTTGAAAATGGTGATCTGTCATCTGGGCAATGGTGCTTCCCTATCGGCAGTCAAGGGGGGTAAAAGTATCGATACTACTATGGGATTTACTCCCCTAGAGGGATTGATGATGGGAACCCGCAGCGGTTCGATCGATCCAGGGATTCTGATTTATCTAGAGCGAGAATATCAATATAATCCCGATAGTTTAAATAGTTTACTCAATAAAGAATCGGGTTTAAAGGGAATTTCTGGTATTTCTGGGGATATGCGGGCAATTACGACGGCGATGGCCGAAGGCAACGAGAGGGCAAAATTAGCATTTGAGATGTATATTCATCGTCTGAAAAGTTTAATCGGATCGATGATTGCTTCTCTGGAGGGGTTGGATGTGTTGGTATTTACGGCAGGAATCGGCGAAAATTCAGCTTTAGTACGGGAAAAAGCCAGTCAAGGCTGGTCTTTTTTCGGTTTAGAGTTAGATTTAGCTAAAAATGCCGCTCGTCCCCGGGATGAGGATATCGCCAGCGAGACATCTAAAGTACGCGTGATGGTAATTGCTACGGCGGAAGATTGGGCGATCGCACGAGAATGCTGGCATTTATCTCCATAGACCTTACCTTTGGCCATTCTCTTTTGGCTGTTCCGTTGCGGGAATCTCCATAATCGGATGGTTAAGAGCAATCATCAAATGGTCTCCCTCTTGGCTAATACTGCTCGGACTGCTCGCCATTTGGGAGAGGGGATCATTGCGTCCCGAGACGAAGTAGGAGCCAACAGCGATCGCCATAGCGGTGAAAATTGCGCCACCATAAACATAATATTGCCGACGACGCTGACCATCGACTTTTCTGAACACCTGTTCTGCTAATCGGTCGCTGGCCATAGTAGCCGGTACGGGAATTTGCTTTAAATTAGTTTGTAATCCCAAGAGCTGCTGATAGAGTTTTTTAGCGGCAGCATCATGGTCTAACCAATGCTGAACTAGCTTCCGTTCCTCTACCGTTACTTCGTTATCAATATAGGCGCTAATTAAATCGAAACGATGAGCTTCTTCGTTATCCTCATCTAAGAATAAAATATCCTCGGTTGCGGAGTTGGAATCGCTGTCATCGTGACGTAACAAAGACTTGATCCATTGAACGTCTTCGGGTTGATAATTATTCATGGTTGACCTCGACCAGAAGCGATCGGTATACAATCACTTTTTACCAGCACGGAGCTAGTTAAATTTAACGACTCCTCATTTCGACCGTTAGTGCCGAATCACCACAATTTTATTTAGCCTTCCGTAAAATAGGGCTGTAAAACAGATTGTAATTTAGCGCGAGCGCGAGCAATGCGGGATTTAACAGTTCCTAAAGAAACTCCCGTCATCTCGGCAATTTCTTCGTAGGCCATGCCTTCAATTTCTCGCAGAATAATAGTTGTCCGAAAAGCTTCTGGTAAATCAGCGATCGCCGCCTGTAATTGATCGTAGAATTCGTGGGTGGTGAGATGTTCATCGGGACTGGGGTAATCGGACTCGATATCCCAATCGATTTCGCCATCTTCCACGCGCCGGGGAGCATCGAGGGAAATGGGGTGATTAACCCGCTTGCGTTTCCGCAATTCGTCGTAAAAAAGATTAGTGGCAATGCGACTTAACCAACCGCGGAACTTGAGGGGTTCATGGAGACGGTTAATATTGCGATAGACGCGAATCCAGACCTCTTGAGCCAAATCAGCGCGATCTTGCCAATCGGGAGCCAAATGATAGAGTAATTTATCAATATGAGCTTGATAGCGCCGCAGCAGTTCCGCAAAAGCTGCTCGATCGGGCTGGCACCCTTCCTGACAGCGTGCAATTAGATCGTAGTTGGAGAGTTTGTCAGGGGACACGGGGTTTTGAGACTTTTTGGCCTCAAGTGACCAAGATGCTGGAATCGATTGACTCATGGGATTTCCTCTAGGGATATAAACTCCTCACTCAGAGCTTGAGGACGGGAGAATTCAGTAAAGGTTCCCGAAAATAAATAATTTTTTTCCCATATTTTGATTCTAACCGATCGGGGCATTCATCTGGGGGAGCAAGGGAGCAAGGGAGCAGCAAGTGGGGTAGTGGGGTAGTGGGGTAGTGGGGAGAATACATAAAAGCTGTCTCGGAGTCTCGGAGTCTCCTGAATAGCTCTGTAAGTTAGGTTTTTTCCTTAGCGAGAATAAAGACGCTGCCCTCGCTGCCGCGGCCGATGCGGAGATCTTCATCGAGATAGGTGATATCGAGCCAACCTGTTTGTTGGCGATTATTGAAAGAAAAATCGAGGGGAGGAAATTTTTTGCCACTTTCGATCGCTTCGATAAATTCTTGGGGAGAATGATAATTGAGAAGACGTTGCAGACCGAGGATCGAGCGCTCAAATTTGACCATTACCCGACGCTCGGATGTGGGTTCAAAGGTAGCGGAGACGATTACTGCCCCTTCTAGCCAAGGTACGCCGATAATTTCGGCGATATTGTAGAGTTTGGCCTTGTTCAGGTCGAGATATTGATAAATTTGCCCTAATTGCAAAAAAGGTAGGCGATCTATTCCCAGAATGTTGCGGCTGCTGGTGAATAGCAAACGCCAATTGCCCCCTAATAGTTGTTTAACTTCGAGGGGATGGGGATGGGGATTGTGATCCTCCAATTGTTCGATCGCCGCTAAAATCCGCACGCGGTCGCTTTCCGTGGCCAGGAGTCCACGATTTCTACCAGCGATCAATTCTAATAATTTCGCTTTGGCATCCATAGAATCTCCCTTATTTTATAAACTACCTCGACCCGCTTGGCGATCGCTCAAGGTTTTTGCTGGTTCCAAGAGGCTCACCCGCGCCGATGATTTCAGGGTTTCAACGGAGTTTTCACCCCAGTGAGCGGCATTTTCAACCGTTGGCCTTATTATTTTAACACAGATTAAATGCCGCAGTTTTAAAACTTTTTCATAACCGTAATTAAGTGATCAAAATAGGGAGTAATTGCGGTTTTTTCTGGGTCTCTAAAATACGCTAAACTGTATGCTTTTAAAGCTTCTAAACCCGAAATCATCGCCCCTAATGGTACTTGCAATTCTTGGTAAAGAAGACGCATATTTTCCAATCCCTCGGCACTGGTATAGGGAATCTGTTGTCCGACGACACCGTAGGTAATACAGCGTAAAAAGTTCCAGAAATCACGCCAACAAGCTTCGGCGCGGTGGGGTGGATAAAGATCGCCCCCGGGTTGAAGAATGGTAGGAAATTGGCTGAAGACAGTCTGACGGGCGTTATCGACGATAAAATTAGCATTACACCATTTTTCTTTATTCGCGTCACAACGAACACCGGCTTGGCAAGCATTCGAGCGTGGATGTCTGTCATGGATTTAGAAATTTGGTATTATCCCGCAGTTTTCGAGCTTGTTGACTAGAAACAAGTAAATCAGGCTCTAAATTGACGATAGTATCTAAATCGCTATCGCTGAGATAGCGATTTTGCTCATCCGCTTGTTGCCAAATAGCGATCGCTGCTTGCTGATAGGGCCAATTAGCGAAACTAATGATTCTCGCTTTTGGGATTAATTGCTGGGCGCGCTCACTCAAAGGCATCGATCGCTCTCCGTTAGGTCAGATTAGGCAGTTAAGATCACTTCTATCATAAATGATCGAAAAATTAGCGATAACTCCAGATTTTTTGAAATCTATCCAAGAGGATCGCTTACAATAAACAAAAGCTAAGTCATTATAATTTGATCATCATGTCAGTTTTAATAGCGATCGGTGTACTTGCCCTATTAATTGTCGTTCACGAATTCGGTCATTTTGCCGCTGCTCGTTGGCAATCTATCCATGTTAATCGCTTTTCCATCGGTTTTGGTCCAGCTTTAGCTAAATATCAAGGTAAAGAAACGGAATACGCCCTCCGCGCCATTCCTTTAGGGGGTTACGTTGGTTTTCCCGATGACGATCCCGATAGTCAAATTCCCAATAACGACCCTGATTTATTACGCAATCGTCCTGTTTTCGATCGAGCTATCGTCATTAGTGCGGGAGTAATTGCTAATTTAATTTTTGCCTATTTTTTGCTTGTTACCCAAGTCGCTACCGTGGGGTTTCCCCAAATTAACTATCAAGAAGGGGTAATTATTCCTGAAGTTTTCACTGCTGAAAATTCCGTCGCTAAACAAGCAGGAATGAAAGCGGGGGATATCGTTCTGGCTATCAATGATCAGCCCCTTGGTGCTTCTCAAAATGCCATTATTGACTTCCGTGACATTATTCAATCTTCCCCCGATCAACCCCTAAAATTAACCATCAAACGCCCGACAGAAACGATCAATTTAATCGTTACTCCTGAATTGGGAAGTGATGGTCAGGGTAAAATTGGGGTTAGATTGGCTCCTAACGGTGAAGAAACTCGCCTGAAAGCCGATAATTTTGGTCAAGCTTTTAGCTTAGGTGCGGGTGAATTTCAACGATTAACCCTATTAACCGTTCAAGGTTTTGGGCAGTTAGTTAGTAACTTCAAAGACAGTGTTCAACAGGTAGCGGGACCAGTTAAAATTGTCGAATACGGAGCCGCAATCGCTCGTAATGATGCGGGTAATCTTTTTCAATTTGCCGCCCTAATTAGTATTAACTTAGCGGTAATTAATATTCTGCCTTTACCTGCTCTTGATGGCGGTCAATTAGTATTTTTATTAATCGAGGCTTTGGTAGGTAAACCTCTCCCAACTAAACTACAAGATAACATCATGCAAACAGGTCTAGTTTTACTCTTAGGATTAGGAGTTTTCTTAATCGTGCGCGACACGGCTAACCTAGCAGTTTTTCAGGATTTATTCCAGTGATGGACTCTCGAAAAAAAACTGAACCTCAACTGCGTGCCCTAGAAATTTTAAGCAACCTAAAGCGATTATATCCAGAGGCAACCTGTAGCTTAAATTATCAAACTCCCGTGCAGTTATTGGTGGCAGTGATTCTCTCGGCACAATGCACTGATGAGCGGGTAAATAAGGTGACTCCTGCTTTATTCGCTCGTTTTCCCGATGCTAAATCCTTAGCTTTTGCCGAGCGAGAGGAGTTAGAAACCCTGATTCGTTCCACGGGATTCTATCGCAATAAAGCTAAAAATATTCAGGGTGCTTGTCAAAAAATCCTCAAGGATTTTCAGGGGGAAGTACCCAAGACAATGGGGGAATTATTAACTTTACCCGGGGTAGCTAGAAAAACGGCTAATGTGGTACTCGCTCACGCTTACGGGATTATTGAGGGGGTGACAGTAGATACCCACGTTAAGCGCTTAAGTAATCGTTTGGGTTTAACTACTAATAACGATCCGGTGAAAATTGAACGGGATTTAATGGCTTTACTACCTCAACCGGATTGGGAAACTTTTTCTATTAGTATTATTTACCACGGCCGGGCGGTTTGTAAAGCAAGAAATCCCGCTTGTTTTTCCTGTCAATTAGCCTCTCTTTGTCCCGCAGCAAACAGTAACCAGTAAACAGTAAACTCACACCTGATAACTGAATCACTGATAACTGATAACTGTAAACTTAAAACTCACACCTGATAACTGGTAACTGAATCACTGATAACTGATAACTGATAACTGATGTGGGGGGCTATAATGGGAAAAAATAGCTCATCCATCAATCTTATGAGTCAAGGATCTCGGCAAGAAATAAAAACCCAAGCAATAATCCTCGCTACCTTTGTGGCGATTTTTTGGCTGTTAGAGATTTTAGATCAATTTGTTTTTCGGGGCAGTTTAGACATTTTCGGGATTATTCCGCATCAAGTCATCGGATTGCGGGGTATTCTTTTCGCACCTTTCCTACACGGTGACTTTCCCCATCTTATCGCTAATACGGTTCCTTTCCTGATTCTCGGTTGGTTGGTGATGTTACAGGAAACCAGTGACTTTTTTATTGTTACCGGCTTGACTATGCTGGTGGGGGGGTTAGGAGTCTGGTTATTTGCTACTCCCGGATCCATTCATATCGGGGCAAGTATCTTGATTTTTGGCTATTTAGGTTTTTTATTACTGCGGGGCTATTTCCAGAGAAATATTCCTTCTATACTCTTGTCAATTCTAGTCTTTTTACTCTACGGTGGCACAATTTGGGGCGTTTTGCCTTCCCGTCCGGGGATTTCTTGGCAAGGACATTTATTTGGTTTCCTAGGCGGGGTTTTAGCCGCCAAATTAATCGCCACCGAAAAGAAACATTATCCCTAAATGGGGGAACCTTCTATCTCGCTACATACTTCATAAAAATCGGTGACAGGCGGTTTCGCAAACAGAGGAGCCATGGATTTCAGCAATAATTCGTGGGCTTCGCTTTTATTTGCCTCCATATCATCGATTTTATCCCAGATGATCACGGCAATTCCTTCGTCGGTTCCGGGTTTTTGCAGCAGAAAAGCCCCCTGGAATCCCGTGGAATAGGTGGAAACGGCCTTTTCGTAGAGTTTTTGGGCTTCGGAAAAACACCCCGGTTTGAATTCACCAATAGCCACATAGGCGTATTTATGTTTGAGAAAATCGAGAAATTCTGGCATGGCAATGAGGGGAAATGGAATAAATCTTTCTTTCTACTCTCATTAAAACTTAGATCGATCGCCCCCTCCGCCCCATCGACATATTTTTTTAACTAAGCTTCCCCAATTGTCTCTTTTTTTGTTAGCTTATATGTAGTCGTTATGAGTTTGTATAAGTTCTATGATCAAAATCGTTGGTATTAATGGCAGTTTACGCCCCGGATCCTATAGTGCGATGGCGTTAGAAGTTGCTATCAGTCGAGTACAGGGGTTAGGGGTAGAAACGGAGATAATTGACCTGAGAAAACTCTCTTTACCCTTCTGTAACGGGGGAGATGACTATTCTGACTATCCCGATGTGGCCAAAATGCAGCAAACGGTTAAATCGGCAGCGGGATTAATTTTGGCGACACCGGAGTATCATGGCAGTGTCAGTGGTGTGATGAAGAATGCCCTAGATTTAATGAGTTTTGAGGAGTTATCGGGAAAGGTTGCCGGATTAATCAGTGTTTTAGGCGGCCAATCCAATAGTAACGCCCTAAATGATTTAAGAATCATTCTCCGTTGGGTTCACGCTTGGGTAATTCCGGAACAAATTGGCTTAGGACAAGCGTGGAAAGTCTTCAACGAAGAAGGAGAAATCCTTGACGAGAAGCTTTCCCAACGTTTTGACGCTTTTGCGCGAAGTTTAGTCGATAATACCCGTAAACTCAACGAGATCTAGTGATATCGATGGTGATTTTACCGGTGAAATGGGGAATTGGAGCGGCAGGTTTCGATAATTGTACTCTTACCTGTCGCACTCGATCGAGTTGTAGGATATCCTCAGCGATAACCGTGGCCAATTTTTCCACTAGGGCAAATTTGCTGGTTTCAATCTGGTGTTTGACAATTTTGATCGCCTGTCGATAATCTAGGGTATCTTCAATCGCGTCACTTTTGCCAGCAATGCTGATATCAAGTTCTAGGGATAAATCCACCTCAAACCATTGACCTAAAACCTGTTCTTCGGCCAGATATCCTGTGTAACCGTAGGCACGAATGCCTGTAAAGTGAATAGTATCCATAGATAGTTAAAGTGAAATACTCTCAAGGTCGTTGAGAGCTTCCTGCTTCAATGGGATGCGCTTTCTACCTCGAAAGATAGCCAGTCTTACCTTCCCGACCCTTGCAGAAGTCCTAGTTCCTAAGACCCATACTTTTTCTTGCAACACGACCCGCCGAAGCTCGGTTATCGCTTAAGGAATAGTGGTCAAGATATGTTCAGGGTAGCACAGTTTTTGAGAATTGTCTATATGTTGGTCAGCATTACAGCAATTCCAAATTTAAGGTTTCATGACATAAAAATCCTTATGACAAGAGGGTTGTACAATTCTTAACATTTGGATTGATCTCTGAAATGGCGCAAAATCGTTCCGAATTTATTTTTGCTGTCAGCATTACAGCAATTCCCAATTCAGAATGTAGCAAATGATACGGAACATCAAACACTTTTGCCAGGTACATCCCAATCCAACATCAAGAAGAATTAACGAGAGCAATAGGGACGGCATCATCGAGCATAAAGTCTAGAAGGTGATGCCAGCTTTCAAACAACAGATACTTGGTCAGACAAATAACGTCTTGAAAAAAGCCCCGGCGAGTTCCTCGCTGAAGCCGAGTCCGTTGATAGCGTTCATCGACCAGATGCAGAACAGTATGGAATAAGAAAGCCAGAAGATTTAGGGTCAGCAGAAAAGAGGCTAAATGTTGCTTGCCATGCCCAAAATTATGCTCTATACTTTGCACGGCTACAACTTGCATTTTTTACTCAAGGACAATAATATAGTTTAAGAGTCATAATTAGAAGCAAAGCACTCATTGAAAACATGATTAACCTAGAATTCACCGAAGAAGAAAAGAACTCACTGTATTATGAAAGATTTCATCATCCTCATCCCCGGGTTCAACTGAAAATGGAAGTTCTCTGGTTAAAGAGCCAAAAGATACCGCACCAAAAAATTTGTCAGTTAGCAGGAATCTCGCCAAATACCTTATTAACTTATCTTCGAGATTATCAAGAAGGCGGAATAGAAAAATTAAAAGAAATCAACTTCTATCGCCCTAAAAGTGAATTAGAGTCTCAAAAAGAAACGCTCAAAAAATACTTCGAGAAAAATCCACCAGCCACAATAAATGAAGCTGTATATAGGATAGAAGAATTGACGGGAATAAAACGAAGTCCTACTCAAGTGAGGAAATTCTTAAAATCAATGGGAATGAAATGTTTAAAAGTAGGTTCTCTTCCTTCTAAAGCTGACCAGGATGAACAAGAAGACTACAAATAAAAAAAGCTAGAACCCAGACTAAATGAGGCAAAAGAAGGAAAAAGGGCTGTTTTTTTTGTTGATGCCGCTCACTTTGTTATGGGAGCTTTTCTCGGTTTTGTTTGGTGTTTTGAGAGACTTTTCGTTAAGTCGCCGAGCGGGCGTAAACGCTTTAATGTTTTGGGAGCATTAAATGCGATAACTCATGAAGTTATTATGGTAACATATGACACTTATATTACAGCAACTCAAGTCTGTGAACTCTGGTCAAAAATAGCTGCTTTAGGACTAATAATTACCATCACTCTAGTATTAGATAATGCCCGCTATCAAAAATGTAAAAGTTGTTGAGGAATTGGCTCTTTTTTGTCAATAGAGCTACTCTATTTGCCGTCTTATTCGCCTAATCTAAATTTAATTGAAAGGCTGTGGAAATTGGTAAAAAAGAAATGTTTGTATGGTAAATATTATGAAAACTTTTCTGACTTTTCTTCAGCTATTTATGAATGTCTGAATGATGCCCATATGAAACATAAAAAAGAACTGGAT is a genomic window containing:
- a CDS encoding acetate kinase gives rise to the protein MKILVLNAGSSSQKSCLYDLEFLPGHPPQPIWQAGIDWTVNPDYAVLTVKAQGIKQEINLSSQDRPAGIARMLDTLVTGETKVVANLADISIVGHRVVHGGTEYSQATMITPQVKETIKKLIPLAPSHNPAHLEGIEAIEQVLGDVPQVAVFDTAFHRSIPPESSLYPIPYQWSELGIRRYGFHGTSHQYCSQRAAELLGKPLESLKMVICHLGNGASLSAVKGGKSIDTTMGFTPLEGLMMGTRSGSIDPGILIYLEREYQYNPDSLNSLLNKESGLKGISGISGDMRAITTAMAEGNERAKLAFEMYIHRLKSLIGSMIASLEGLDVLVFTAGIGENSALVREKASQGWSFFGLELDLAKNAARPRDEDIASETSKVRVMVIATAEDWAIARECWHLSP
- a CDS encoding anti-sigma factor family protein → MNNYQPEDVQWIKSLLRHDDSDSNSATEDILFLDEDNEEAHRFDLISAYIDNEVTVEERKLVQHWLDHDAAAKKLYQQLLGLQTNLKQIPVPATMASDRLAEQVFRKVDGQRRRQYYVYGGAIFTAMAIAVGSYFVSGRNDPLSQMASSPSSISQEGDHLMIALNHPIMEIPATEQPKENGQR
- a CDS encoding sigma-70 family RNA polymerase sigma factor, which gives rise to MSQSIPASWSLEAKKSQNPVSPDKLSNYDLIARCQEGCQPDRAAFAELLRRYQAHIDKLLYHLAPDWQDRADLAQEVWIRVYRNINRLHEPLKFRGWLSRIATNLFYDELRKRKRVNHPISLDAPRRVEDGEIDWDIESDYPSPDEHLTTHEFYDQLQAAIADLPEAFRTTIILREIEGMAYEEIAEMTGVSLGTVKSRIARARAKLQSVLQPYFTEG
- a CDS encoding PAP/fibrillin family protein, giving the protein MDAKAKLLELIAGRNRGLLATESDRVRILAAIEQLEDHNPHPHPLEVKQLLGGNWRLLFTSSRNILGIDRLPFLQLGQIYQYLDLNKAKLYNIAEIIGVPWLEGAVIVSATFEPTSERRVMVKFERSILGLQRLLNYHSPQEFIEAIESGKKFPPLDFSFNNRQQTGWLDITYLDEDLRIGRGSEGSVFILAKEKT
- the rseP gene encoding RIP metalloprotease RseP, with the translated sequence MSVLIAIGVLALLIVVHEFGHFAAARWQSIHVNRFSIGFGPALAKYQGKETEYALRAIPLGGYVGFPDDDPDSQIPNNDPDLLRNRPVFDRAIVISAGVIANLIFAYFLLVTQVATVGFPQINYQEGVIIPEVFTAENSVAKQAGMKAGDIVLAINDQPLGASQNAIIDFRDIIQSSPDQPLKLTIKRPTETINLIVTPELGSDGQGKIGVRLAPNGEETRLKADNFGQAFSLGAGEFQRLTLLTVQGFGQLVSNFKDSVQQVAGPVKIVEYGAAIARNDAGNLFQFAALISINLAVINILPLPALDGGQLVFLLIEALVGKPLPTKLQDNIMQTGLVLLLGLGVFLIVRDTANLAVFQDLFQ
- the nth gene encoding endonuclease III; the protein is MDSRKKTEPQLRALEILSNLKRLYPEATCSLNYQTPVQLLVAVILSAQCTDERVNKVTPALFARFPDAKSLAFAEREELETLIRSTGFYRNKAKNIQGACQKILKDFQGEVPKTMGELLTLPGVARKTANVVLAHAYGIIEGVTVDTHVKRLSNRLGLTTNNDPVKIERDLMALLPQPDWETFSISIIYHGRAVCKARNPACFSCQLASLCPAANSNQ
- a CDS encoding rhomboid family intramembrane serine protease produces the protein MGKNSSSINLMSQGSRQEIKTQAIILATFVAIFWLLEILDQFVFRGSLDIFGIIPHQVIGLRGILFAPFLHGDFPHLIANTVPFLILGWLVMLQETSDFFIVTGLTMLVGGLGVWLFATPGSIHIGASILIFGYLGFLLLRGYFQRNIPSILLSILVFLLYGGTIWGVLPSRPGISWQGHLFGFLGGVLAAKLIATEKKHYP
- a CDS encoding antibiotic biosynthesis monooxygenase family protein, translating into MPEFLDFLKHKYAYVAIGEFKPGCFSEAQKLYEKAVSTYSTGFQGAFLLQKPGTDEGIAVIIWDKIDDMEANKSEAHELLLKSMAPLFAKPPVTDFYEVCSEIEGSPI
- a CDS encoding NADPH-dependent FMN reductase; translation: MIKIVGINGSLRPGSYSAMALEVAISRVQGLGVETEIIDLRKLSLPFCNGGDDYSDYPDVAKMQQTVKSAAGLILATPEYHGSVSGVMKNALDLMSFEELSGKVAGLISVLGGQSNSNALNDLRIILRWVHAWVIPEQIGLGQAWKVFNEEGEILDEKLSQRFDAFARSLVDNTRKLNEI
- the folB gene encoding dihydroneopterin aldolase — translated: MDTIHFTGIRAYGYTGYLAEEQVLGQWFEVDLSLELDISIAGKSDAIEDTLDYRQAIKIVKHQIETSKFALVEKLATVIAEDILQLDRVRQVRVQLSKPAAPIPHFTGKITIDITRSR